The Amyelois transitella isolate CPQ chromosome 20, ilAmyTran1.1, whole genome shotgun sequence genome has a segment encoding these proteins:
- the LOC106131606 gene encoding uncharacterized protein LOC106131606, whose translation MKACTANLNRWCRPLFITSRHYCEHKSIYERDEAGEKPRLVRGKPYPEWRKPWIKRDGEWKSKLSVFIEKNPSPDIMYALSNIPNLTMDQIKQWWAHMKVVQEIENQRRLPERIAALGSNLAALHFFTYRGCAVRMKGSKEWVAGDALTLKLPTSYIDGHFVEAVDCTHFHHNGIRFEGIENLLGLNFLKWLSLKNNRHVDVWCLDRLSGQNGKTLEYLDISGCNLCVGCIVAISRMNALKYLVLTDPGPNIKLQAAISQLEEEKPHLLIKAVNPIIETKIDSTKKTSSYL comes from the exons ATGAAAGCATGCACAGCAAACCTCAATAGATGGTGTCGGCCCTTGTTCATAACCTCTCGGCATTATTGCGAACATAAATCTATTTACGAGCGAGATGAGGCAGGCGAAAAACCTCGACTGGTACGAGGAAAGCCCTATCCTGAATGGCGTAAACCTTGGATCAAACGAGATGGCGAATGGAAGAGCAAACTCTCTGTGTTCATTGAGAAAAATCCTAGTCCAG ACATTATGTATGCATTATCCAATATACCTAACCTGACTATGGATCAGATAAAGCAGTGGTGGGCTCACATGAAAGTAGTGCAAGAGATAGAGAATCAAAGGCGATTGCCGGAAAGAATTGCAGCCCTTGGTTCAAACCTGGCTGCTCTACATTTCTTCACATATAGAGGATGTGCTGTcag GATGAAGGGCTCTAAAGAATGGGTTGCAGGAGATGCATTGACACTTAAGCTTCCAACAAGCTATATTGATGGTCATTTTGTAGAAGCAGTTGATTGCACCCATTTCCATCACAATGGTATACGCTTTGAAGGCATTGAGAATTTGTTGGGTTTAAATTTCCTGAAATGGCTGTCATTGAAAAACAATAGACATGTTGATGTGTGGTGTCTCGATAGATTATCTGGGCAGAACGGGAAAACACTGGAGTATTTAGACATAAGTGGCTGCAATTTATGTGTTGGATGCATTGTAGCAATTTCTAGAATGAATGCTTTGAAATATTTAGTACTCACAGATCCAGGCCCAAACATCAAACTTCAAGCTGCCATTTCTCAACTGGAGGAAGAGAAAccacatttattaataaaagctGTCAATCCAATAATCGAAACAAAGATAGACTCTACCAAAAAGACATCTAGCTATTTATAA